The genomic region GAAAAAGGCGCCCCTCATCTCCTCACTAAAAACGCCGCTTGGCGGCCTGTTCTTCATGATGTTCTTCGTCAGCTTCGCGATGGCGTGCATCGACGGGACATTGTCCTATTACGTCATGGATAAGTTCGGACTGTCGGAGGCCGCTTCGAGGATGCCGGTCCTTGGCGCCAGCGTCATGCTCACCGGCCCCAACGTCACGGGCATAACCTTCACCTTGATGGGGGCCATCAGCGTGGTATGCCAGGGGATACTGATCGGCAGGGTCGTCCAGCGGATAGGCGAGGAAAAGACTATCATGGCCGGCCTCGCCATGATCGCCGTGGGAATGGCTCTCCTGGTAGGCGTATTCGACCTGGCCACGCTTCTATTATGCAATTGCCTGATAAGCATAGGCATGGGTTTCGTGAACCCCTGCGTGAACACGCTCGTATCGAAGAGGACTGATGCAGAGCACCAGGGGTCGACGATGGGCGTGCTCGGCTCGTTCAACAGCCTTGGCAGGATCCTGGGGCCAACCGTCGGGGGCCTCGTTTACATGTTCAGCGTGGCCATCCTTTACTTCGGGTCGGCGGCCATCGCAGCCCTGAGCGCCCTGGGCATCCGCATCTGGATGGATAAGATGCGGGGAGACGCGATAAAGGCCGCTACCCGCGAATGATTATATCGCCTACTTTCTCGTGAATAGTACGTATGCGGCGCCTATGACTATTATGATGAGGCCTATTAAGCCCAGGAGTCTCAGGTCAAGCCAGTTCTGTGAAGCCGATACGGGGTAAGCTGGCGTCGCGCTGGATGGAACTATTGGAGTATTAGTGGGCGCTGCAGTACTTGGATTAGCGGATACGCTAGCGCTTGGGGAGATATACGCTGTTGGCGTAGATGCCTGGGTTGAGCCGCCGATAATTTTAACTGGCGCTGATACAAAGCTGGCATGGCTTCCTAGCTGGCCATTCTCGTTATACCCCCACCCCCACACGCTCCCATCATTTTTAAGGGCTATATAAAAATAGTTTCCCGAGCTAATGGCTATAATTCCGCTCAACCCGCCGATTTGCTCTGGCGCGGAAACGAGTTTAGAGTAAACGCCCAGCATATTAGGAATGGTATAATAGTCTTCTCCCCACTTCCACACGCTCCCATCATCTTTAAGGGCCAGCGAATAATAATAGCCTGCTGATACGTCTTTAACGTTATTAATGCCGAGAGCCTTAACGGGCGTAGTAGTTACTGTTTTATCGTCGATTTTGGCATTATTGCCCAGCTGGCCTTTATCGTTAAGGCCCCACGTCCAAACCGTCCCGTCATCCTTTATAAAAACAACGTGTTCCAAACCGTTTGTAATCTCTTTTACGCTAGAGGGCTGCTCTACCCGAAAAGGGGTGGGCCTGACCTGGCCATAATTATCCCCCAGCATCCCACATATTGAATCATTGCCGAATACGATGATCACATTATTGCCCCATGCCCATACGTCCCCATCATCGGTGACCGCAAAAGTGCCTTTATGGCCAATTTTCACTACTTTTGCGGGCACTTTGGCCTGTACCGGCGTTAGCCTATCTTCAAGCGTACCGTCGCCCAGGTCGCCACGGGAGTTAGCCCCCCACGCCCATAGCGTGCCATCGTCCTTTAGCGCGAAACTCGTCATGATTCCCGCGGATATCGCCTTGACATTCGTCAAGCCGACGACCTGTACCGGCGTGAGCCGGTCCTCAGTGGTCCCATCCCCAAGGTTTCCATTATAATTATCCCCCCACGCCCACACCGTTCCATCGTCCTTGAGGGCGAGGCTGTGGGAAGCCCCGGCCGCAATTGCTACGACATGGGTCAGGCCTTTCGCCTTGACCGGGGTAGAAGCGCTCACAGTAGTGCCATCGCCCAGCTGGCCGTGATCGTTATTTCCCCATGCCAGCACGCTCCCATCACTGGTAAGCGCCAGGCAATGAGACGCGCCCGCAGAAATCGATATAACGCTCGGCGAAGAAGCGTAACATGGCGCCGCTAAAGCTTGAAGCATTACCAGTACCAGCAGAAAAACACAACTCTTTCTCATATTCTTTCGACCATCCTAGGAATCGTCTAACCTCGCAAATATAAAACAATTAATTAATATTAGCAATATGATCTCAAATAGCGTGAGCAAAATATAGGGCATGGCCTCGTTCAGCCAGGTGGTAAACGGAATTAAAGTGTTAAATAGCTCTTGAGGATAACCTCTACTAACAGGATCTGCCATCTTATGATAAAGCATCCTCGGCATTATGATTGAGAGGCCGCCCATATATTGTACTATGTACCTGAACCAGTCAGCATAAACATAAACGACAACAACCGAAACCGCCCCTATAACATTTTTGAGTAGAGTCCCCACGAGCATCGTTAACGCGACGATTAGAGAGCACTCCAATGATAGGATAAAAATATAGGATAATAGCCGGCACAACAAATCAATGTAAGACAACGGCTCTCTGAAAAAGAGCATGAACATTAAAGTCGAAAAAACCAGCGCGACGCTGACGAATACGTAGATATATCCGCTGAGGCCGATAAACTTGCCCAGAATGACGTCTCTCCTATAGAGCGGCTTCACGAGGAGCACATTAACGCTATGCTCCCACCTATCCCGGGCCATTGAAAGGACGCCGAGGAACGCTGCCATAATACTACAGATTAGCAGGATACGATACTCGCTCTGGCAATAGCATAGTAAAAAGGCATCCATTTCATCGTAACTCTCAAAGGTCGCCGTATTACCATATCCGTAAACAAAGGCCAGAAAAAGCACGATAATCCCGACTATGATCACCACAGGATGCCAGATAGTCCTATAAAACTCGTTTTTCGCGACGAGAAAAACCGAATTAAAGCTCATGTAACGTCACGCCTCGTAAAAACGATATAGCTTGAAATGCAGGCGACCGCTATAAAGAGTGACAGCTCCTCGATGGAGGGTATGGCTAGCGCCAGGGCGCTGAAAAAGTCGAGGGAAGGCTTAAAAATCGTAAGATACAAAGACCATAGCATGGTATCAGGCGATAAGCTGAGGATTAGATTAGTAGTATACCCCCTATCTCCCGGAAAAAGCGAAGACAAGTTCCAGGCGAACTCGTAGACGTTCATCATTTCGGAGATATAGAGCGCCATCAAGCCCAGTATCATGGCAAACGCCTGGCTCTTTACCAGTATGGATATCAGCATTGATAATGCTAAAAAAAACATAACATAGATAATGGCAAATAAAAAAACGATGATAAGCCTTGATACATAATCGCTCAGGAAGGGTGCGAGATAATTACCGCAGAACAAGAATAATGCTGACGTGTCAAAAACTAGCGTGACGCCTATGATGAACGCCATAAACGCGATGGACCCCAGCAGCTTACCGTTTATGATCGTATCCCGAAATAAAGGCTTAACGAGGAGAGTGTTTAAGGCATTGTTATGCCTCTCGTTGGCCATGGAAAGACAGCCGATCATCACCCCAACGATGGACCCGAACTTCGTCAGGTCCCAGAACAGGCAGCTCGCAAAATAAGCGCCATAACTATCCCCAAAGAGCTCGTGGATTATAGGAGCATTATCGGCTACCAGCATATTATTAATATTAAAAACATTTACCAGTATTATAATAAGATACACTGCAAGTACCAGCAGCATCATCCAATTACTAAGCAGGTCAGAAAACTCCTTCTTTGCGATGATAAGCACATTATTAATATACATTAACCGCCTCTCCTCAACAAAATGAAAAATAAGAATTGAATCCTCATGTCTCTACCCTAGCACATTTACTGAAGTAAATGCCATTACTGCTGAGCCCTGTGCATTTTTATACGTATTTAGCCATTGAAGCACGTCGTCGTAGCGTGGAGTCGCATATCCTGACACGGTTTTATCCAAACTTACGCTGTTAGGCCCATTGTACGTTGTTTTCAATATTCCATCACCACCGGTGTATGTGTATGTCGTTGCGAGCGCGTTCCCTATTCCTGTCGCCACTAGTATGGCGATTGATGCTAGCATTATTATGCTTTTAAATCTCATATTTTTCCTCCAATGTTTGGCTTGTTTTTTGTTGTTCGTCCATTCTGTCCTTGATTCATGAGGATGTGTCTCATTTCCGATGCCTGAATCCGCTCCCTTGCACTCGCAAGTTTTAGGCTTGCATATTGTATACTTTGGTTTTGCCTGGTTTCTCTTTTCACCTCCTCGTAGGGGGGAGGCTTGGGCTGGAGCGTATGCGTGTTGAGCCTAGCATTCTAATGCATACGCTCCACGAATTACCCTTAAATTAAAATGTTTTTCTATTTAAAGCATGTATAGTAAATACTACAGGTCGACGTCATCCTCTTTTTGCTTGTCAGGCTTATATGGGTGTTGTTAAGTTGTTTTCTAGACTCGGAGCGTTAGGGGGCGTGTCGACGGGCTACAGGGAAGAGGAGAGCCTGGACCATCACAGGATATCCCACGATAAACCCATCGCCAGAGTTCCCAACCTCGCCATTACCATTGTTGCTCAAATTCAGGTCGGACACTGTTTCGTGGTCTCTTTTTAGCCCGCGCATACTCCTCATGAAACTAGTCCCGAAACCCGGGGCGACCACCCAGAACATGACCGGATCCAATTCTCCGGTTACGCTTAATAAAACCCGTATCTGCGGCCATCTCCCAGAGAAAAAAAATCATCGGGAAACAAACCGGTCAGGCACGACGCGCAAGGACCAACTGTCCCACAAGAACCGCTTATACATCATCCAATCAATATAATATAATATATATTATTATAGTATTCTAGGATAGGGTCATTTGATCTTATCCTGAGTGCCTCATTGCCTCTTTTTCCACGAGTACGCTATTAAGGCTGTTACCATTGCTGCCACCATCGTCATAAAACCCGTGTCAGCTACCTGCGTTTTAAACGGCTCAGAACTCGAGTTTGGCGCTTCTTGTAATCCAGTCCCCTTTAGTATGGTTTTTGGGGTTGTGATTTTTGTCTCGGTCGAGCCCGGGTCTATCTGGCCTTCCAGGTTTCTCCCCCAAGCCCACACGGTGCCGTCATCCTGGACTGCTATGCTATTACGCCACCCGGCGCTTATACTCGTTATGTTAGCTAATCCCTGCACCCTGGCGGGCGTACTCCGCGTATAGGCTGATGTAGAGCCGTCTCCCAGTTCGCCATCTTCATTATACCCCCACGCCCAAACCGTTCCATTCGCCAGCAGGGCCATCGAGTGCGAGCCCCCGGAGGATATTGAGACCACGTTGGCCAACCCCTCCACCCTCGTCAACCTGACCTCTGGAAGAGAGTCCCAGCTCGTCCACTCCACCCAGTATTCCCACAGCGTCCCATCATCAGCCAGGGCCAGGAGCGAGTAGCCGGCTGCTATCATTTTGATGTTCGACAGACAATCAATCCGCTCTGGATATGGAGGCATCTTTAAGCCTTCGCCCCACGCCCAAACCGTTCCATCCTCCTTGAGCACGGCGGAAAAATCGTTGCCAGCCGCCACCTGCTTAACGCCCGTCACGTTAACCCTTATGGGAACATTACTATGAAAATCGCGCTCGCTCATTCCAGGCGGCATCACTCTACCATGCGAGGTGCTCGGCACTTTTATTCCATTTCCTAATTGTCCATCCCAATCCGCGCCCCACGCCCAAACCGTTCCATTCTT from Methanocella conradii HZ254 harbors:
- a CDS encoding tetracycline resistance MFS efflux pump, translating into MELRDRQIMVLFISMFIFTLGFGIIVPVLAYFTRDMGATSFDVGILMALFSAMEFLFAPLWGRISDLIGRRPVILMGLFGFGVSFTITGFSTQLWMVYVSQTLAGVCASGIFPSVTAYIADITDHEGRIRLMGMLGAASGLGIIIGPSISSVCAIWGLNVPFFAAAAIAMATFVFGAMFLPESKKSGWPTARAKKAPLISSLKTPLGGLFFMMFFVSFAMACIDGTLSYYVMDKFGLSEAASRMPVLGASVMLTGPNVTGITFTLMGAISVVCQGILIGRVVQRIGEEKTIMAGLAMIAVGMALLVGVFDLATLLLCNCLISIGMGFVNPCVNTLVSKRTDAEHQGSTMGVLGSFNSLGRILGPTVGGLVYMFSVAILYFGSAAIAALSALGIRIWMDKMRGDAIKAATRE
- a CDS encoding RCC1 domain-containing protein, with translation MRKSCVFLLVLVMLQALAAPCYASSPSVISISAGASHCLALTSDGSVLAWGNNDHGQLGDGTTVSASTPVKAKGLTHVVAIAAGASHSLALKDDGTVWAWGDNYNGNLGDGTTEDRLTPVQVVGLTNVKAISAGIMTSFALKDDGTLWAWGANSRGDLGDGTLEDRLTPVQAKVPAKVVKIGHKGTFAVTDDGDVWAWGNNVIIVFGNDSICGMLGDNYGQVRPTPFRVEQPSSVKEITNGLEHVVFIKDDGTVWTWGLNDKGQLGNNAKIDDKTVTTTPVKALGINNVKDVSAGYYYSLALKDDGSVWKWGEDYYTIPNMLGVYSKLVSAPEQIGGLSGIIAISSGNYFYIALKNDGSVWGWGYNENGQLGSHASFVSAPVKIIGGSTQASTPTAYISPSASVSANPSTAAPTNTPIVPSSATPAYPVSASQNWLDLRLLGLIGLIIIVIGAAYVLFTRK
- a CDS encoding ABC transporter permease → MSFNSVFLVAKNEFYRTIWHPVVIIVGIIVLFLAFVYGYGNTATFESYDEMDAFLLCYCQSEYRILLICSIMAAFLGVLSMARDRWEHSVNVLLVKPLYRRDVILGKFIGLSGYIYVFVSVALVFSTLMFMLFFREPLSYIDLLCRLLSYIFILSLECSLIVALTMLVGTLLKNVIGAVSVVVVYVYADWFRYIVQYMGGLSIIMPRMLYHKMADPVSRGYPQELFNTLIPFTTWLNEAMPYILLTLFEIILLILINCFIFARLDDS
- a CDS encoding ABC transporter permease encodes the protein MYINNVLIIAKKEFSDLLSNWMMLLVLAVYLIIILVNVFNINNMLVADNAPIIHELFGDSYGAYFASCLFWDLTKFGSIVGVMIGCLSMANERHNNALNTLLVKPLFRDTIINGKLLGSIAFMAFIIGVTLVFDTSALFLFCGNYLAPFLSDYVSRLIIVFLFAIIYVMFFLALSMLISILVKSQAFAMILGLMALYISEMMNVYEFAWNLSSLFPGDRGYTTNLILSLSPDTMLWSLYLTIFKPSLDFFSALALAIPSIEELSLFIAVACISSYIVFTRRDVT
- a CDS encoding RCC1 domain-containing protein, which produces MVVIVPVCASSSRVVSASFGMFHGVALKDDGTVWAWGAPYPGAANFSYYGVGEKDDESILIRVDGLDNVTMVSTETACFALDKNGTVWAWGFNEEGQLGDGTYNNSATPVKVKGLEGVVEVSAGGVHSLALDKNGTVWAWGADWDGQLGNGIKVPSTSHGRVMPPGMSERDFHSNVPIRVNVTGVKQVAAGNDFSAVLKEDGTVWAWGEGLKMPPYPERIDCLSNIKMIAAGYSLLALADDGTLWEYWVEWTSWDSLPEVRLTRVEGLANVVSISSGGSHSMALLANGTVWAWGYNEDGELGDGSTSAYTRSTPARVQGLANITSISAGWRNSIAVQDDGTVWAWGRNLEGQIDPGSTETKITTPKTILKGTGLQEAPNSSSEPFKTQVADTGFMTMVAAMVTALIAYSWKKRQ